In the Streptomyces sp. NBC_00525 genome, one interval contains:
- a CDS encoding Lrp/AsnC family transcriptional regulator: protein MAIDRLDGRLIVLLAREPRIGVLEASRRLGVARGTVQARLDRLQSNGVIRGFGPDVDPAALGYPVTAFATLEIKQGQGADVRAHLSGVPEVLELHTTTGHGDMLCRLVARSNADLQRVIDRVVGFDGIVRASTAIVMENAVPLRVIPLVEQAAQDTD, encoded by the coding sequence ATGGCGATCGACCGACTGGACGGGCGGCTCATCGTGCTGCTGGCACGTGAACCCAGGATCGGGGTCCTGGAGGCGTCGCGCAGGCTGGGCGTCGCGCGCGGGACGGTGCAGGCGCGGCTCGACCGGCTTCAGTCGAATGGCGTCATCCGCGGATTCGGCCCGGACGTCGATCCGGCGGCCCTGGGCTATCCGGTCACCGCGTTCGCCACGCTGGAGATCAAACAGGGTCAAGGAGCCGATGTACGGGCGCACTTGAGCGGCGTACCGGAGGTGCTGGAGCTGCACACCACCACCGGGCACGGGGACATGCTGTGCCGGCTGGTGGCCCGGTCCAACGCGGATCTCCAGCGGGTGATCGACCGGGTTGTCGGATTTGATGGGATCGTCCGGGCCTCCACGGCCATCGTCATGGAGAACGCCGTGCCCCTGCGCGTCATCCCGCTCGTCGAACAGGCGGCGCAGGACACCGACTGA
- a CDS encoding ABC transporter permease gives MTSGPSPTPGPSPAPGRERPPGEHDVKGHAFRDEEEEPAPPPAGPPRRITWRKLVVLPAVLAVVLVVTYIWIENVSLDSIAENSLAGDTVEVRWWQHVRLTAISTFWVLVIAIPLGIALTRRGLSRAAPVVTAIANIGQATPAIGLLALLVIWLGIGPSTAITGMVIYAVLPVLSNTVAGLRAIEPSMVEAARGIGMSAMGTLTRVELPLAVPLILAGVRTALVLNVGTATLATFGGGGGLGDLITSGIQTQRMPVLVLGSILTVVLALLVDWLASLAEVALTPRGLEVGR, from the coding sequence ATGACCTCCGGCCCCTCCCCCACCCCCGGCCCCTCCCCCGCGCCCGGCCGCGAACGGCCGCCGGGCGAGCACGATGTGAAGGGCCACGCCTTCCGGGACGAGGAGGAGGAGCCCGCCCCGCCGCCCGCCGGGCCGCCGCGCCGGATCACCTGGCGGAAGCTGGTGGTGCTCCCGGCCGTGCTGGCCGTGGTGCTGGTCGTCACCTACATCTGGATCGAGAACGTGTCCCTGGACTCGATCGCGGAGAACTCGCTGGCCGGTGACACGGTCGAGGTGCGCTGGTGGCAGCATGTGCGGCTGACCGCGATCTCCACGTTCTGGGTGCTGGTCATCGCCATTCCGCTGGGCATCGCGCTGACCCGGCGGGGCCTGAGCCGGGCGGCCCCGGTGGTGACGGCGATCGCCAACATCGGGCAGGCCACCCCGGCGATCGGGCTGCTGGCCCTGCTGGTGATCTGGCTCGGCATCGGCCCGTCCACGGCGATCACCGGCATGGTGATCTACGCGGTGCTGCCGGTGCTCTCCAACACGGTCGCCGGTCTCAGGGCGATCGAGCCCAGCATGGTGGAGGCGGCACGCGGCATCGGCATGTCGGCCATGGGCACCCTGACCCGCGTCGAACTCCCGCTCGCCGTCCCGCTGATCCTGGCCGGGGTGCGCACGGCGCTCGTCCTGAACGTCGGCACGGCGACCCTGGCGACCTTCGGGGGCGGCGGCGGGCTCGGCGACCTGATCACCTCGGGCATCCAGACCCAGCGCATGCCGGTCCTGGTCCTCGGCTCGATCCTGACGGTGGTGCTGGCGCTCCTGGTGGACTGGCTGGCCTCGCTGGCCGAGGTGGCGCTCACCCCGCGCGGCCTGGAGGTGGGGCGATGA
- a CDS encoding S16 family serine protease yields the protein MFTPRARTLALAALPVAALIGTAAFAPLPFTLAQPGTTANVLGDDHGTPVISIKGTPTRSTEGELRMTTIVATGPEADVGLGDVVDSWFRTDRAVMPRDSVYPTGGSEKEIERHNLDDMAKSQDAAVDAALNYLGRKPGSVDITLHLADIGGPSAGLFFALGIVDKLDGDGSGGDLTGGRVIAGTGTIDADGDVGAVGGVSLKTQAARRDGATVFLVPKAECSEAKSELPDGLRLIPVTTLKGAVDSLRALDRGGKVPGC from the coding sequence GTGTTCACACCGCGCGCCCGTACCCTCGCCCTCGCCGCCCTGCCCGTCGCCGCCCTCATCGGCACGGCCGCCTTCGCGCCGCTGCCGTTCACGCTGGCGCAGCCGGGGACGACCGCGAATGTGCTGGGGGACGACCACGGCACGCCCGTGATCAGCATCAAGGGCACCCCGACCCGCTCCACCGAGGGCGAGCTGCGGATGACGACGATCGTGGCGACGGGCCCGGAGGCGGACGTCGGCCTCGGTGACGTCGTGGACAGCTGGTTCCGTACGGACCGGGCCGTGATGCCCCGCGACTCGGTGTACCCGACGGGCGGCTCCGAGAAGGAGATCGAGCGGCACAACCTGGACGACATGGCGAAGTCGCAGGACGCCGCCGTGGACGCCGCGCTGAACTACCTGGGCCGGAAGCCCGGCTCCGTGGACATCACGCTGCATCTGGCCGACATCGGCGGCCCCAGCGCCGGCCTCTTCTTCGCGCTGGGCATCGTGGACAAGCTGGACGGCGACGGCTCCGGCGGCGATCTCACCGGCGGCCGCGTCATCGCGGGCACGGGCACGATCGACGCGGACGGGGACGTCGGCGCGGTCGGCGGGGTCTCGCTCAAGACGCAGGCGGCCCGCCGGGACGGGGCGACCGTCTTCCTGGTGCCGAAGGCGGAGTGCTCGGAGGCGAAGTCCGAACTCCCCGACGGCCTGCGGCTGATCCCGGTCACCACGCTCAAGGGTGCGGTGGACTCGCTGCGCGCCCTGGACCGCGGGGGTAAGGTACCGGGCTGCTGA
- a CDS encoding ABC transporter permease yields the protein MSFWEYLANRHQQLLTDAFQHVSAVFQCMVIATLLGVLIGVVSYRSGWGSSLAITSTATVLTIPSLAAIGLLIPLVGLGVAPTVIALTLYGLLPVVRNAIVGLRGVDPALVDAAKGIGMSRTARLLRVELPLAWPPILTGIRVSTQMLMGIAAIAAYASGPGLGNEIFRGIASLGSANAINQVLAGTLGIVVLALLFDAAYVLLGRLTIPRGIRV from the coding sequence GTGAGCTTCTGGGAGTATCTGGCCAACCGCCACCAGCAGTTGCTCACCGACGCCTTCCAGCACGTCAGCGCGGTCTTCCAGTGCATGGTCATCGCCACCCTGCTCGGGGTCCTGATCGGGGTCGTCAGCTACCGCAGCGGCTGGGGCTCCTCGCTGGCGATCACCTCGACGGCGACCGTGCTGACCATTCCGTCGCTGGCCGCGATCGGTCTGCTCATCCCGCTGGTCGGCCTCGGCGTCGCGCCCACGGTGATCGCCCTGACGCTGTACGGGCTGCTGCCCGTCGTCCGCAACGCCATCGTGGGGCTGCGCGGCGTCGATCCGGCGCTGGTGGACGCGGCGAAGGGCATCGGGATGTCCCGTACGGCGCGGCTGCTGCGGGTGGAGCTGCCGCTGGCCTGGCCGCCGATCCTCACCGGCATCCGGGTCTCCACCCAGATGCTGATGGGCATCGCCGCCATCGCCGCGTACGCCTCCGGGCCCGGCCTGGGCAACGAGATCTTCCGCGGCATCGCCTCGCTGGGCAGCGCCAACGCGATCAACCAGGTGCTCGCGGGCACGCTCGGCATCGTCGTCCTCGCCCTGCTCTTCGACGCCGCCTACGTCCTGCTGGGGCGGCTCACCATTCCGAGGGGTATCCGTGTCTGA
- a CDS encoding ABC transporter ATP-binding protein, translating into MSETAAPFGPRPAPGASSGAASGAAIELENLSKRYPGNPGPAVDNVSMEIRAGETVIFVGPSGCGKSTTLKMINRLIEPSSGRIRIDDEDVTDIDPVKLRRKIGYAIQSSGLFPHMTVAENIALVPRMVGWSKARVKDRVEEMLDLVGLDPREFHGRYPRALSGGQQQRVGVARALAADPPVLLMDEPFGAVDPITRDHLQDELIRLQHELHKTIVFVTHDFDEAIKLGDRIAVLRERSHIAQFDTPEAILTNPTDDFVSGFVGAGAALKRLNLTRVREVEIADFPTVTVDDPLQSIFNKLRSGPHNELLMLDRRNRPYKWLRRGDLMRARGSLARAGQLVHDTVTRDATLHDALEAVLTDSGGRVAVTGRRGEFTGVVDMHTLMNSVHELLEADRLTAIEHQHVLEELREHRTAEELEGGAGA; encoded by the coding sequence GTGTCTGAGACCGCAGCACCCTTTGGCCCGCGCCCCGCGCCCGGCGCCTCATCCGGCGCCGCGTCCGGCGCGGCCATCGAGCTGGAGAACCTCTCCAAGCGCTACCCGGGCAACCCCGGCCCGGCCGTGGACAACGTGTCGATGGAGATCAGGGCCGGCGAGACGGTGATCTTCGTGGGCCCGTCCGGCTGCGGGAAGTCCACCACCCTGAAGATGATCAACCGGCTGATCGAGCCCAGCTCCGGCCGGATCAGGATCGACGACGAGGACGTCACCGACATCGACCCGGTGAAGCTCCGCCGCAAGATCGGTTACGCGATCCAGTCCTCCGGGCTCTTCCCGCACATGACGGTCGCCGAGAACATCGCGCTCGTCCCGAGGATGGTGGGCTGGTCCAAGGCGCGGGTGAAGGACCGGGTCGAGGAGATGCTCGACCTGGTCGGGCTCGACCCGCGCGAGTTCCACGGCCGCTATCCGCGCGCCCTGTCCGGCGGCCAGCAGCAGCGCGTCGGCGTGGCGAGGGCACTGGCCGCCGACCCGCCGGTGCTGCTGATGGACGAGCCGTTCGGCGCGGTCGACCCGATCACCCGCGACCACCTCCAGGACGAGCTGATCCGGCTCCAGCACGAACTCCACAAGACGATCGTCTTCGTCACCCACGACTTCGACGAGGCGATCAAGCTGGGCGACCGGATCGCCGTGCTGCGCGAGCGCTCGCACATCGCGCAGTTCGACACCCCGGAGGCCATCCTCACCAACCCGACCGACGACTTCGTCTCCGGCTTCGTCGGCGCGGGCGCGGCGCTGAAACGGCTCAATCTGACCCGGGTGCGCGAGGTGGAGATCGCCGACTTCCCGACCGTCACCGTGGACGACCCGCTCCAGTCGATCTTCAACAAGCTGCGCTCCGGCCCGCACAACGAGCTGCTGATGCTGGACCGCAGGAACCGCCCCTACAAATGGCTGCGGCGCGGCGACCTGATGCGGGCGCGCGGCTCCCTGGCGCGGGCCGGGCAGCTCGTCCACGACACGGTGACGCGGGACGCCACGCTGCACGACGCGCTGGAGGCGGTGCTCACCGACAGCGGCGGGCGGGTCGCGGTGACCGGCCGGCGCGGCGAGTTCACCGGAGTCGTGGACATGCACACCCTGATGAACTCGGTGCACGAACTCCTGGAGGCGGACCGGCTCACCGCCATCGAGCACCAGCACGTGCTGGAGGAGCTGCGCGAACACCGCACCGCCGAGGAGCTGGAGGGCGGTGCGGGCGCATGA
- a CDS encoding winged helix-turn-helix domain-containing protein, with protein sequence MSSSEVHDDHSATAADPSLLHIDARALRGLAHPLRLRLLNALREHGPATASGVAERLGESSGATSYHLRQLASYGFVEDDPTRGKGRERWWRAAHAGAAFDSDLMQHADPEVRGAMGVVLHEIATLHAQELSTWLGTMHEWSHEWYEGSSLSDFKLRLTPELSLELTQKVNDLINSYRGRVPEGTEGSAVVRAHVHVFPRRTD encoded by the coding sequence ATGTCCTCCAGCGAAGTTCACGACGACCACAGCGCCACGGCGGCAGACCCCAGCCTCCTGCACATCGATGCCCGCGCCCTGCGCGGACTCGCCCACCCGCTGCGGCTCCGCCTGCTCAACGCCCTGCGCGAGCACGGCCCCGCCACCGCGTCCGGCGTCGCCGAGCGGCTCGGCGAGTCCAGCGGCGCCACCAGTTACCACCTGCGCCAGCTGGCTTCGTACGGCTTCGTCGAGGACGACCCCACCCGCGGCAAGGGCCGCGAACGCTGGTGGCGGGCCGCACACGCCGGTGCCGCCTTCGACTCCGACCTCATGCAGCACGCCGACCCCGAGGTGCGGGGCGCCATGGGCGTCGTCCTGCACGAGATCGCCACCCTGCACGCGCAGGAGCTCAGCACCTGGCTCGGCACGATGCACGAGTGGTCCCACGAGTGGTACGAGGGCTCCAGCCTCAGCGACTTCAAGCTCCGCCTGACGCCCGAGCTCTCCCTAGAGCTCACCCAGAAGGTCAATGACCTGATCAACAGCTACCGCGGCCGCGTCCCCGAGGGCACCGAGGGTTCCGCCGTGGTCCGCGCCCACGTGCACGTCTTCCCGCGCCGCACCGACTGA
- a CDS encoding tetratricopeptide repeat protein encodes MELTPQQPPRASGPEDSSDTGLPDPSLPGPGLPDPGPYPPDAASPAEPPPPTMRTTLRRAAFGMVAGAVLVTGAVVAVPDDDKDAAPLPGPVSRAMSATAAGSPASLSDLTALIGDRQKWVGTHPSDAPAWAVLGSAYVEWGRRAADPAYYTRAEQALKRSLNVRPGERGNTAAWVGLASLANARHDFVTAKKWGETVRKRQPKEWTVYPELIDAYNGLGDRKSAITAVEKFTELRAGVPALGRAAEMYRDRGWREDALATAQDAANRARTPAEKAACLSRLGELAWERGEPKEAVAQYGAALRVLKGHHPALAGRARALAALGRTDEAVRDYQAALAKSPRPQYLLELGELYESMGLDGDSVDQFKKLRAALDRGRARGVDESLPLGRFEAAHGDADAAVELLRGAWQRGHRSPAMADALGWALHRAGDPDAALEYARRAVEQGGQNASYAYHLGMTERAVGDYGSARRHLEDALRTNPEFSPLDASSARDALDALGEPPAGGPADMRPPAPPAPQAPAPQSPAPQAPAPVPAPQQPAPGGGAAVPAPPAAAGPQAAPAPSAGGAQAPVPAPAVTVAAG; translated from the coding sequence ATGGAACTCACGCCTCAGCAGCCCCCGAGGGCCTCCGGGCCCGAGGACTCCTCCGACACCGGCCTGCCCGACCCGAGCCTGCCCGGCCCCGGTCTGCCGGACCCCGGCCCCTATCCGCCGGATGCCGCCTCGCCGGCCGAGCCGCCGCCCCCCACGATGCGCACGACGCTGCGCCGGGCGGCCTTCGGCATGGTCGCGGGGGCGGTCCTGGTGACGGGCGCGGTGGTCGCGGTGCCCGACGACGACAAGGACGCGGCGCCGCTGCCCGGTCCGGTCTCGCGCGCGATGTCCGCGACGGCCGCCGGTTCCCCGGCCTCGCTCTCCGATCTGACGGCGCTCATCGGGGACCGGCAGAAGTGGGTGGGCACCCACCCCTCGGACGCGCCCGCGTGGGCGGTGCTGGGGTCGGCGTACGTGGAGTGGGGGCGGCGCGCCGCCGACCCGGCGTACTACACGCGGGCCGAGCAGGCGCTCAAGCGCTCGCTGAACGTGCGGCCGGGCGAGCGGGGCAACACGGCGGCCTGGGTCGGCCTCGCCTCGCTCGCCAACGCCCGGCACGACTTCGTGACGGCCAAGAAGTGGGGCGAGACGGTCCGCAAGCGGCAGCCCAAGGAGTGGACGGTCTACCCGGAGCTGATCGACGCCTACAACGGCCTGGGCGACCGCAAGTCGGCGATCACCGCGGTGGAGAAGTTCACCGAGCTGCGGGCCGGGGTGCCGGCGCTGGGCCGGGCGGCCGAGATGTACCGGGACCGGGGCTGGCGCGAGGACGCGCTGGCCACCGCGCAGGACGCGGCGAACCGGGCGAGGACACCGGCCGAGAAGGCCGCCTGCCTGTCCCGGCTGGGCGAGCTTGCCTGGGAGCGCGGTGAGCCGAAGGAGGCCGTGGCCCAGTACGGGGCGGCGCTGCGCGTCCTGAAGGGCCATCACCCCGCGCTCGCAGGGCGGGCCCGCGCGCTGGCGGCCCTCGGGCGCACCGACGAGGCCGTACGGGACTACCAGGCGGCGCTCGCCAAGTCGCCGCGCCCGCAGTACCTGCTGGAGCTGGGCGAGCTGTACGAGTCGATGGGGCTGGACGGCGACTCGGTGGACCAGTTCAAGAAGCTGCGCGCGGCGCTGGACCGGGGCCGGGCCCGCGGGGTGGACGAGTCGCTGCCGCTGGGCCGCTTCGAGGCCGCGCACGGCGACGCGGACGCGGCGGTGGAGCTGCTGCGGGGCGCCTGGCAGCGGGGGCACCGCAGCCCGGCGATGGCCGACGCGCTGGGCTGGGCGCTGCACCGGGCGGGCGACCCGGACGCGGCCCTGGAGTACGCGCGGCGGGCGGTGGAGCAGGGCGGGCAGAACGCCTCGTACGCGTACCACCTGGGCATGACGGAGCGCGCGGTGGGCGACTACGGGTCGGCGCGCCGCCATCTGGAGGACGCGCTGCGCACCAATCCGGAGTTCTCGCCGCTGGACGCCTCGTCGGCGCGGGACGCGCTGGACGCGCTGGGTGAGCCGCCGGCGGGCGGTCCGGCGGACATGCGGCCGCCGGCGCCCCCGGCACCGCAGGCCCCGGCCCCTCAGTCCCCGGCACCGCAGGCTCCGGCGCCCGTTCCCGCGCCGCAGCAGCCCGCGCCGGGTGGCGGTGCGGCCGTGCCCGCGCCTCCGGCGGCGGCGGGTCCGCAGGCGGCCCCGGCGCCCTCGGCGGGCGGCGCGCAGGCCCCCGTACCGGCGCCGGCCGTCACGGTGGCGGCCGGCTGA
- a CDS encoding glycine betaine ABC transporter substrate-binding protein, translating into MRTRRAARRVRTALAGGAALALVLAGCGLKSGSPMVDDVVPGSVGQGEPLDGASLTVTSKNFSENIILSQMIGLIFKAAGAEVLDRTNLPGSISAREAIAQGEADAMYEYTGTGWITYLGHAKPITDPLEQWKAVRDADLRNGVTWLRPSTLNNTYALAVSRRNNAKYHLKTLSDAAALAKKDPSAVTVCVENEFASRDDGLPGMEKAYGMSLPSANIKKMDAGIIYTQVSKSDSCLLGEVFTTDGRIKAMDLEVLADDKHFFPNYNAAPVVHTPTLEKYPEIAGLLDPLSKRLTTEVAQELNARVDVDGRDPHEVAKDWLVEEGFIKEG; encoded by the coding sequence ATGAGGACGCGGCGGGCGGCGCGGCGGGTGCGTACGGCCCTGGCGGGCGGGGCGGCGCTGGCCCTGGTGCTGGCGGGGTGCGGGCTGAAGAGCGGGTCGCCGATGGTGGACGACGTGGTGCCCGGGTCGGTCGGGCAGGGGGAGCCGCTGGACGGTGCCTCGCTGACCGTGACCTCGAAGAACTTCAGCGAGAACATCATCCTGAGCCAGATGATCGGGCTGATCTTCAAGGCGGCCGGGGCGGAGGTCCTGGACCGGACGAACCTGCCGGGCTCGATCAGCGCCCGCGAGGCGATCGCCCAGGGCGAGGCGGACGCCATGTACGAGTACACGGGCACCGGCTGGATCACGTACCTCGGGCACGCGAAGCCCATCACCGACCCGCTGGAGCAGTGGAAGGCGGTGCGCGACGCGGACCTGCGCAACGGGGTGACCTGGCTGCGGCCGTCCACCCTCAACAACACGTACGCGCTCGCCGTCAGCCGCCGCAACAACGCCAAGTACCACCTCAAGACGCTGTCCGACGCGGCCGCGCTGGCGAAGAAGGACCCGTCGGCGGTGACGGTCTGCGTCGAGAACGAGTTCGCCTCGCGCGACGACGGGCTGCCCGGCATGGAGAAGGCGTACGGGATGTCCCTGCCGTCCGCCAACATCAAGAAGATGGACGCGGGGATCATCTACACCCAGGTCTCGAAGTCCGACTCCTGCCTGCTCGGCGAGGTCTTCACCACGGACGGCCGCATCAAGGCGATGGACCTGGAGGTCCTGGCGGACGACAAGCACTTCTTCCCCAACTACAACGCGGCGCCCGTGGTGCACACCCCCACGCTGGAGAAGTACCCGGAGATCGCCGGTCTCCTCGACCCCCTCAGCAAGCGGCTGACCACGGAGGTGGCCCAGGAGCTGAACGCCCGCGTGGACGTGGACGGCCGGGACCCGCACGAGGTGGCCAAGGACTGGCTGGTCGAGGAGGGCTTCATCAAGGAGGGCTGA
- a CDS encoding FAD-binding oxidoreductase — translation MDDLPELLRAGLPAGAVITDPDVTASYAHDMASFCAAGTPAVVVLPCTVEQVQHVMRTATALRVPVVPQGARTGLSGAANATDGCIVLSLVKMDRILEISPVDRIAVVEPGVINAVLSRAVEEHGLYYPPDPSSWEMCTIGGNIGTASGGLCCVKYGVTAEYVLGLDVVLADGRLLSTGRRTAKGVAGYDLTRLLVGSEGSLGIIVKAVLALKPRPPRQLVLAAEFPSASAACDAVCRIMESGHTPSLLELMDRTTVRAVNRMARMGLPETTEALLLAAFDTPDPTADLAAVAALCTAAGATEVVPAEDAAESEMLLRARRMALTALETLKPATMIDDVCVPRSRLAAMLEGTAEIAAKYALTIGVCAHAGDGNTHPVVCFDPADADESRRARESFDEIMALGLALGGTITGEHGVGVLKKEWLARELGETGVELHRGVKRAFDPLGLLNPGKVF, via the coding sequence ATGGACGATCTCCCCGAACTCCTGCGGGCGGGCCTCCCGGCCGGGGCAGTGATCACCGATCCGGACGTCACCGCCTCCTACGCCCACGACATGGCGAGCTTCTGCGCGGCCGGCACCCCCGCCGTCGTGGTGCTCCCGTGCACCGTCGAGCAGGTCCAGCACGTCATGCGCACCGCCACCGCGCTGCGCGTCCCGGTCGTCCCCCAGGGCGCCCGCACGGGCCTGTCGGGCGCCGCCAACGCCACCGACGGCTGCATCGTGCTCTCCCTGGTCAAGATGGACCGCATCCTGGAGATCAGCCCCGTCGACCGGATCGCCGTCGTCGAACCCGGAGTGATCAACGCCGTGCTCTCCCGCGCGGTGGAGGAACACGGCCTGTACTACCCGCCGGACCCCTCCAGCTGGGAGATGTGCACCATCGGCGGCAACATCGGCACCGCGTCCGGCGGCCTGTGCTGCGTCAAGTACGGGGTAACCGCCGAGTACGTCCTCGGCCTCGACGTCGTCCTCGCGGACGGACGCCTGCTCAGCACCGGCCGGCGCACCGCCAAGGGCGTCGCGGGCTACGACCTCACCCGTCTCCTCGTCGGCTCCGAGGGCAGCCTCGGCATCATCGTGAAGGCCGTCCTCGCGCTGAAGCCCCGGCCGCCCCGGCAGCTCGTCCTCGCCGCCGAGTTCCCCAGCGCCTCCGCCGCCTGCGACGCCGTCTGCCGGATCATGGAGAGCGGCCACACCCCCTCACTCCTCGAACTGATGGACCGTACGACCGTCCGGGCCGTCAACCGCATGGCCCGCATGGGCCTCCCCGAGACCACCGAGGCCCTGCTCCTCGCCGCCTTCGACACCCCGGACCCGACCGCCGACCTCGCCGCCGTCGCCGCCCTGTGCACGGCGGCCGGGGCCACCGAGGTCGTGCCGGCCGAGGACGCGGCCGAGTCCGAGATGCTGCTGAGGGCCCGGCGGATGGCGCTGACCGCGCTGGAGACCCTCAAGCCGGCGACGATGATCGACGACGTGTGCGTACCGCGTTCCCGGCTCGCCGCCATGCTGGAGGGCACGGCGGAGATCGCCGCGAAGTACGCCCTCACCATCGGCGTCTGCGCCCACGCGGGCGACGGCAACACCCACCCCGTCGTCTGCTTCGACCCGGCGGACGCCGACGAGTCCCGGCGGGCGCGCGAGTCCTTCGACGAGATCATGGCCCTCGGCCTCGCCCTCGGCGGCACGATCACCGGCGAGCACGGCGTCGGCGTCCTCAAG
- a CDS encoding IclR family transcriptional regulator, which produces MTAETSQTLDRGLRVLKLLADTDHGLTVTELSNKLGVNRTVVYRLLATLEQHTLIRRDLGGRARVGLGVLRLGRQVHPLVREAALPALRSLAEDIGATAHLTLVDGSDALAVAVVEPTWTDYHVAYRAGFRHPLDRGAAGRAILAARQRPVAETAFTLTHGELEAGASGAAAALMGVTGVEGSVGVVMLADSVPERVGPRVVDAAREVADALR; this is translated from the coding sequence GTGACCGCGGAAACCTCCCAGACGCTCGACAGAGGACTGCGTGTCCTCAAGCTGCTCGCCGACACCGACCACGGCCTCACGGTCACCGAGTTGTCCAACAAACTCGGCGTCAACCGCACCGTGGTCTACCGTCTGCTCGCCACGCTCGAACAACACACCCTGATACGCCGCGACTTGGGCGGCCGGGCACGGGTCGGCCTCGGCGTGCTGCGCCTGGGCCGCCAGGTGCATCCGCTGGTCCGGGAAGCGGCGCTGCCGGCGCTGCGCTCGCTGGCCGAGGACATCGGGGCCACCGCCCACCTCACGCTGGTCGACGGCTCGGACGCGCTGGCGGTCGCGGTGGTGGAGCCGACCTGGACCGACTACCACGTCGCCTACCGGGCGGGCTTCCGCCATCCGCTGGACCGGGGCGCCGCCGGGCGCGCGATCCTGGCCGCCCGCCAGCGGCCGGTGGCCGAGACCGCGTTCACGCTCACCCACGGGGAGCTGGAGGCGGGTGCGAGCGGTGCGGCGGCGGCGCTGATGGGTGTGACCGGGGTGGAGGGGAGCGTCGGCGTGGTCATGCTGGCGGACTCCGTGCCGGAGCGCGTCGGCCCCCGTGTGGTGGACGCCGCCCGTGAGGTCGCGGACGCGTTGCGCTGA
- the hppD gene encoding 4-hydroxyphenylpyruvate dioxygenase, with amino-acid sequence MTETTHSVPETSRQADPFPVKGMDAVVFAVGNAKQAAHFYSTAFGMKLVAYAGPETGSRETASYVLTSGSARFVLTSVVKASTDWGHFLEDHVAAHGDGVIDLAIEVPDARAAYAYAVEHGATGIEEPYETKDEHGTVVRAAIATYGKTRHTLVERTGYTGPYLPGYVEAAPIVEPPAKRYFQAIDHCVGNVELGRMNEWVEFYNKVMGFTNMKEFVGDDIATEYSALMSKVVADGTLKVKFPINEPAIAKKKSQIDEYLEFYGAAGVQHMALATNDIVASVKAMRAAGVQFLDTPDSYYDTLGEWAGETRVPVETLRELKILVDRDEDGYLLQIFTKPVQDRPTVFFEMIERHGSMGFGKGNFKALFEAIEREQEKRGNL; translated from the coding sequence ATGACAGAGACGACGCACAGCGTTCCCGAGACGTCCCGGCAGGCCGACCCCTTCCCCGTCAAGGGGATGGACGCCGTCGTCTTCGCCGTGGGCAACGCCAAGCAGGCCGCGCACTTCTACTCGACGGCCTTCGGCATGAAGCTGGTCGCCTACGCGGGCCCGGAGACCGGCAGCCGCGAGACCGCCAGCTACGTCCTCACCAGCGGCTCCGCCCGCTTCGTCCTCACCTCCGTGGTGAAGGCGTCCACCGACTGGGGCCACTTCCTGGAGGACCACGTCGCGGCGCACGGCGACGGGGTCATCGACCTCGCCATCGAGGTGCCGGACGCCCGCGCCGCCTACGCGTACGCCGTCGAGCACGGCGCCACCGGCATCGAGGAGCCCTACGAGACGAAGGACGAGCACGGCACCGTCGTGCGCGCCGCCATCGCCACGTACGGCAAGACCCGCCACACCCTCGTCGAGCGCACCGGCTACACCGGCCCCTACCTGCCCGGTTACGTCGAGGCGGCGCCGATCGTCGAGCCGCCGGCCAAGCGCTACTTCCAGGCCATCGACCACTGCGTCGGCAACGTCGAGCTCGGCCGGATGAACGAGTGGGTCGAGTTCTACAACAAGGTCATGGGCTTCACGAACATGAAGGAGTTCGTGGGCGACGACATCGCCACCGAGTACTCCGCGCTCATGTCCAAGGTCGTCGCCGACGGCACGCTCAAGGTCAAGTTCCCGATCAACGAGCCGGCCATCGCCAAGAAGAAGTCGCAGATCGACGAGTACCTGGAGTTCTACGGCGCCGCCGGTGTCCAGCACATGGCGCTCGCCACGAACGACATCGTCGCCTCGGTGAAGGCGATGCGCGCCGCCGGTGTGCAGTTCCTCGACACCCCGGACTCGTACTACGACACCCTCGGCGAGTGGGCGGGCGAGACCCGTGTGCCCGTGGAGACCCTGCGCGAGCTGAAGATCCTCGTGGACCGCGACGAGGACGGCTACCTGCTGCAGATCTTCACCAAGCCGGTCCAGGACCGCCCGACCGTCTTCTTCGAGATGATCGAGCGCCACGGCTCCATGGGCTTCGGCAAGGGCAACTTCAAGGCCCTGTTCGAGGCGATCGAGCGCGAGCAGGAGAAGCGCGGCAACCTGTGA